In Monodelphis domestica isolate mMonDom1 chromosome 1, mMonDom1.pri, whole genome shotgun sequence, the sequence ATGGGAAtatcctagctgtgcaaccctcgTCAAGTCAATtagcctctctgaacctcagttttctgatctgtaaaaagGGTCAATGATAGCATTTATGTCATGGaattatgaggctcaaatgagataacatacaaaAAGCATAAGCCTTAAATCATTACATATATGTGagctatttcttatccagtactggacattttgatgattactactttgtaatataatttgagatctggtactgctaagccaccttccttcatatttttgttgttgttgttgacacccttgatattcttaaccttttgttcttccagatgaattttgttattattttatctagcTCTCAAACCTTGGACAAGCTAGTTCTCCTCtcagagcctcaatttccttctttgtcaaaTAAAAAGAGACTATGTGATTAAAAAAGGACCCTAGATAGGAAAACAAAGGTTCAGACCCTGGTTCTGACACTTAATGTATGACTTCAGGGAATtccaggacctcagtttccttttcacaAATGAAGTAGCAGAAGAAAGTGGTCCCTAAGGTTCCCTCCACTTGTGAcagatttttaaagcccttcataacttgacCCTTTTCtaacctttctagtctttttatactttattctccttcacatattctttgatccaatgacatgAGCCTCCTTGCAGTGCCTTAaataagatattccatctctGAGAAGATATTCCTACTCTGGGAATTTTCACTGCTCATCACTAGAACTCTCTGTCCTCATCTCTCCCTTCTGGCCTTCTacatttcctttaagtcccacctAAAATCtaaccttctgcaagaagcctttccttatcTTCCTTAATCTTAGCACCTTCCTACTGTGATTATTGTCAATGTATCAATATTATAGATCTTGTTTGTAATGgaattatttgcatattttctctTCAATTACACTGGGAAGGCTTGAGAACAAGAACAAGATTCCCTCCCTTTATCTCTccatcatttagcacagtgcctggcacctaataggatcttaataaatgcttattgacttataTTTCATGTCCAATAGAGGGCTGAGTGACTCTGGATGAAGGGTCAGGGCTTCTTATCTGAATcatgacaaaataattttttagggGAATTAAGGTTAATTGTGCAGTACAGGCTCATGTACTTGGACCAAAATGAGACTACAAAGAGCAAAAGGATGTGACCGAGCAGTTTCCAGCCTAATAGGCAAAATAGATGCCCCTTACCTCAGGCACAAAGTTTTTGAAGTTCTTGGTGTTGAGGCGTATGGGAAACCACTTGGGGATCTGGAATAATGAAGGAAGATGCCCTGTTCAGCTCCCATTTCACAAGCAGGCagtccttctttccctcctgagCCCAGTGTTAGCTGGCTGTCACTCACATTCCCCTAACCCCTCTggccttccttcaagtcccagctaaagtcgtgccttctgcaagaagcctttcccagaccTTATCCTTGGCGCCTCCTCTCTCAGACTACccccaatttatcctgcatatgCCCTGGTGGGCCCAATGTTGTGTCCCTccttagactgtgagttccttgagggcctTTGTAGCCCGGCGCTTAGCACTGTctgtcatataataataataaataataaatgttaattgccTGTTAACTGCCTGGTTGGTCCCACCTCCAGTCTTGGCTCCTCCCTTAGCTAGCTGTCATTCATAGCATTCTAGCTCCGCCCATTAGCGCCTGGACCTGCCTCCAGCATAAGCTCCTCTCCCAGATAACTGTCATTCATCTCCTTCTTAATTTATTCTTCGGTCCCAGCCCCTCTCCCCAGTCCTAGCCGGGTTAGATGCCGCTCTGGCTCCACCCCCAGACTATACGTGTCAGTTATATTCCTTCCAACAATCCTTAGCTCCACCCCCAACTCTGAGCGCTGGGAGTCACGGAAGCCTCTGGCCCCGCCTCTCCTCGCCCAGCCCCACCCCAAAGTTGCCCTGCTCTCCGACTGGCCTGGCTGTCGTTGAAGGTCCGGGACAGCGCCCCAGCCTGGTAGTAAACGAAGGCCGCGGAGTTGGCCACGAAGTCGGAGACACCTAAGAGCAGCATGTGGTCATTCTGTTTCCAGAGTGAGAATGGAGCGGGAGGAACTGGGAATTCCTTATGGCTGGCTGGGCTGTAAAATTCACCCTGGATGGGAGACAGttatggggaggggaaaggactgggaaactgaggcagggacaAGCAAAAGGGCCCAATCGAAACTTCAGGTAAATGAACAGTGATGCTTTCCAGGTGGAAGCCCTCTGTAAGGAAGGGGAGGTCTGGGGTCTagtcccagttgggcccttccttTCTTGTGTGCATCTTCTTTCTCAGCATCACTTTGCTTCTCTCTGAAAAGAAGCTAATTTTCCTCAATCATGTAGCATTGTGAAATCCAAACAGCATAATGGATGAGCAAAATGTAAAGTGCTCCAGACTCATACAtggtcagaactagaagggacctggGCAGGTATGAGAGCAACTGCTATCACCACCCCATGCAGAAATCTCTAGAAGCCTTCCTGGTATGGGTCATTCAGCCTTTACTAGGACAGATACCAAGGGttagttaggaaaaaaaatctagaatgtTAGATctaagagagaccttagaacatataACATAGAATACCAGAgcctttattttataattaataaaattggggTCTTAGGATGCTCAAACCAACTAAAGTGAGTATACGTGGGCTTTTGAGGTtaaaggagcaaaaaaaaaaaggcattactAAGAAAAGAAAGCTCAGAAGAGAAGTGGCCCAAAAGACCCAGATATGCTACAGATTTGCTTTGGGCTAGTAACTTGATTCTGTTTGGTCTCTTcccaactgcaaaatgggaacaATTTCTTTAGACTCTCAGagaggaaatataggaaagtGTGAGGCTTAGTAGAAAGAATCTGAGGAGGAAGAATCAAAGGCTTAGAAGGAGGGATGACTAAGTTGATGGAAAAATAAGAATGGAGAAGGAAGATGAAGAACAAGGAGGattggaaaaagaaggaaaagatagcAAGGTAATGGGAAGGGAGATTACCTTAAAATCCAGTTCAATGCTTTGTTCCATAATCAGTGGTGCTGCCACCAGAGAACAGTTCAAGTCTGCAAGGGGACTTATGTGTCTGGATTCTGGGGACCAGAGCAAGAGAGATTCAGTCACCTGTCCTCAGAGGTCTCTCCTCTAATCCTAGGTGCGGGCCCATCTTAATATTTTCCCTGACAGATCACGTCTCTGTCCCCAACCCTCGATTTCCCGGATCCAGGCTCCCAGTGACATTTCCTGACCTGGGATGGTCTGCAATGTTCGTTCCAGAGTTTGCACTGCATTCCCAATGCTTTCACACAGCTGGACAAGGAGAAAATTTCAGGGAGTTGGGGAAGAAGGAGCATCTTAAGAAATGTAAGATAGTTCCGCTAACTCTACCCCTCCATGGCATCAGTTCCTGCCTGGACACCACCCTGACCCATTGTTTTAGTCCTTCTTGTCCCCAGAATCCCATCCATGGAACTCTGAGCCCAGGGCTTTTTCATGTCATTCTTTCCTCCATACATCATCTACATTGTCTGGTGGGAAAGGATGGGAATGGGATAGTGGTGAGGCTCTCAGATGTGACCACTGGAGGTAAGGGAGGGTGTGGCCTAACTGGGGGGCAAGGAGCAATAATAGCACTAATTCCCACTTTATtgctttaagacttgcaaaaCCCTTTTCCATacattgttgttttattttacctTGAAAGGCCCCTCAAgtgccttctctgtctctgtctctctgtatgtttttgtgtctgtttctctctcttctttccccttttttttcctttctctttctctgtctctctctgactctgtcttatctcctctctctcggtctctctgtctgcctctttttctctttctctctctgcctgtccctctgtctctctctcccctctgtctcccCTTCCTCCCGCCTATCTCTGACTcactttgtctctatctctttctgtattCCTGGGCATATGCGCTATTACTACTTATCTGGTGAGTTGGTTTCTCTCTTCCCCAGCTTCCCTACCTCTTCCAGAATGTAGATGCCAGAAGGCCAAAGGCTGTTGCCATTCTGCCTTCATATCCCTGTTGGCCCAGCCCAGGACTTTTCTGAacaaatgtttcttaaattgCTGAATTTCCAAACGTCCggggaagttaagtaacttgaccaaggATACCGATTATTAAGTGACAGCTAACTCTTTATACTGACTGCCTTTCCATGGGAGTAACAAAACCAAGACACATTTCCCAGGCAAACTTGGGGTGTCTGGGCAGATTCTGGATTTTAACACCAACCATCCAAGGGCTGATGACCCTATAACCTGGCTTGTGACCCATGCTGATGATGACATGATATCAAAGACCTGGCAATCATGATATTGACATATATGTTAGAACACCCTGCCGCAGATACCCCCTGGTCATTAGAGGGATGGGGGGGTGCCTAGAGCTAAGAGGAGGGAATCTCAAAGTTTGAAGAGACTAGGAGAAGCTTTGAGGGGAGCAGGGGAAAGGAttgaaaggggagggaaggcaaAGGGGGGCCCCTAGatgaggggaggaaaaaagaggtTAGGGGTCTAGAAATGATTGGGAGAAGAGGCTGAGTTGTTGGAAGGATGGGGATGGtcatggagaggaggaaaaggtgtTTTTTGTGGCAGGTTAGGATGAGGAGTGTTGGGCAGTAGAACCTTACCTTGCTGTTCAATTGCTTTCGAATGAGATCCTCCAGGACTTCAAAGAAGATGTTATAGAGCCAGCTAGGGAGAGGGAAGCCAGGTATGTGTTGGCCTGATATCTTCTCTCAGTCCTGGGACAGCCCCCCACCCTTGCCCTTGCCCTTACCTGGCTCCCCCATGGAAGGTGACCTCCAGCCTCCCAATGTGGCTGCTACAGCCCTCAGAGCTCACAACCAGCCGCCCAGCACCATTCCAGTGCACCCCTACTTGCACAGCCAGGGTCACGTCCCTCACATTGAGGCTGAGGGTTCCACTGTCACGTCTGCAGAGTGAGATGGaacaggagagggaagggaggccACCCACAAGTACGCCCCGCTGGGGAGGAGTCCCACCCATGGCCACCAGAGAGCAGCAGCTGACCGCTGAGGCAGCAGACTCCAAGCGTTCTAACTCAGATTTGGGATGGCCAGATTCTCTCGGGAAACAATCTGCATCGTCTCTGGCCAGACTTTGTGGTGGCGACCCTCACTGATGAGTGAGGTAGTCAGAGGAAGCTTCCAGGAAGAAGTGGGGAGGCatgagctgggccttgaaggctGGGCAGACTTTGGCCAGAACAAGTGAAACGTTTAATTGTCCTCGCCTTTCTCCGTAAAATGTAGCATTGGACCAGATGCTTTCTCaggccccttccagttcttaaCCCTATGAACCTGTGAACCCAGCTGCAGAGCCCTGCAGAGAGCACAGGCAGTGGTACCTTCAAAAGGCTGCGCTTGGGAAGTTGAGGCCCCGGGATACAGGGAGGTATGAGTGGAAAAGCCTGGGTCTCGGATCCAGGATACTTGTGTTAAAATATTGGACTGAGGGGCAAAttggtggctcggtggatagagagccaggtctagaaatgggaggtcctggcttcaaatctaacctcagatatttcctagctgtgtgaccctgtcatTTAACCACAATTTCCCAggccttactgcttttctgccttggaactaatatgtagtaccgattccaagatggaaggtagtaaggctttaaaaaaaaaattggatccACCACTTATTTCATGTCGTTCCTCTCTCAAGGCCTCCACTACTTTATCTGCTAATTGttaagggggagaggggagaaggggcaTAGGAGAATTGCATGAGATGCTTCCTAATCCAGAGTATTAAAAGTTTGTGTTCTTTGAGAATCTAGAAGCTTCTGGTGGGGGAATTAGGGATAACTTCAGGAAAAGGAGGGACCCCAGGAAGAAAGTGGGAGTGGGAATGGGGATGGTTCAGCTATCCCTTTCCAACATCCCTCCAAAGTCCTTACATTAATGATGCCACCACAGACCAGTGACCGTCAACTTCAGCCTCCGCAGGACCCATGGATAGTTTGAGCCCTGAGTTGGGAACGAATGCAATCAAAGACTCTCCCAGATTTAGAGCCTTTACCTGGAACCTGTGGGAAAGCACCAGCTGAAGCTGACTTTCTTGGCCCAGTCTCTTCCCAAGGGTCCCCCCTACCTCCCAGCCCCATCGCCCATCAGGTCCCATTATTTCCCAGGGGGAAGCCTCCTCCATCACTAACAGACTTCTGCTGGGGATATTGAGGCCTTTCAGTATTCTAAGTGGTCAAGAACAAAGAATATTAAAGAGGAAAGGGTCCTTAGAATGGGAAAACAGCgtatcagaactggaaggaactctAGAAATTATCTAGGCCAAACTCACTTCGCATTTGAGGAAATATAAAcggaggaagggaagaatacaaAGTTAGTTAATGCCAGTTTGAGGAGAATAATCCAGGTCTCTTGAAGAGAAGGGGCAGaggaaagaataagcatttacaaaAGGTACCCCCATAGGCCAGGTACTAGATTAAGcactttactaatattatctcatttaattaaaaaacaaaacaaaacccagagggcagctgggtagctcagtggattgagagccaggcctagagacaggaggtcccaggttcaaatgtggcctcagacacttcccagctgtgtgaccctggggaagtcacttgacccccattgcctagcccttactactcttctgtcttggagccaatacacagtattgactccaaaatggaaggtaagggtttaaaaaaaaaaaacttactttccaccttagaattaatatcatgaattaatttcaagacagaagggcaagattAGGccatgggaattaagtgatttgcccaaggccacacatctggaaaaggtcagatttgaactcaagactttctatttttttagatctctctctctatcctagCTGACCCCATCCCATTTAATTTTGACACTTAAAACAGTAGTACTCTGAGACTTAGAGGTTTCAGCATCTTATTGTTTGGCATAATAAAGagcttgcattttttttaaacccttaccttccattttggagtcaatactgtgtattggctccaaggcagaagagtggtaagggctaggcaatgggggttaagtgacttgcccagggtcacacagctgggaagtgtctgaggccagatttgaacccagggatcttccatctctaggcctggctctcaatccactgagctacccagctgcccccaaaagcttGCATTCtgatagcctcagtttcctcatctgtaaaatgaggaggagaaaggagatctCCTGGGaagtaataattcacatttatataatactttaagatttacagaatACTCTGCTTCTAAAACCCTAGGCAATAGGTAGCACCTGACTAATTAGGCCCATtatactgatgaggaaattgagactccgagaggttatgtgacttgcccctggtcacaCAAATAAGTAGATGAGGCAGGTCTCTGTCAGCTTTCTATTACGTCATACCACCCAAGTTTGAACATTCTCTGTTCAAAGATTCCTTCCAAATGACACTTTTAGTCTATAATAATATCATATTAATTAGTTGTCAGGCAGCGTGGGTATGACGGCTCTGCACATTTCTAGCAGGTAATTGGATGGGTCACACAATTTCTAACAGATTGTTTAATTAACATTCTGGGATCATCTTGCATACCATGTTGCTACAACAAAGGAATAGTGATAGAGATGAATGATTCAGGCAGGGTCAGTTCCCCCTGACCTGAGGGAGCACCAGCCAAGAGATTCAGCTTTCATAATCAGAATTGCTTAGGAGATGGGCAACAAAACATTTCGCAGCTAGGTACAGGGTTAAAGGGCAAATTCAATATAACCCAGAATCAGGTATCTTTCTGATTTCtaagttgcatttttctttatgtttcactCAGGCACTTAGTAATGCTGCTCTGGTTATTGTACACAAACAGAATCAGTGAAGTGTGTTGCAGCAGTTTGTGTTTAGAAGAATGATtgatggggacagctgggtggctcagtggatagagagccaggcctagagataggaggtcctgggttccaatctggccttagacacttcctagctgggtgaccctgggcaagtcacttaacccccgttgcctagcccttactactcttctgccttggaatattgattccaagacggaaggtaagggtttttataaaaaatggaaaagaaaaaaaaggatgtgtgtgtttgtatgtttgtCTTGCAATGGCTGTGGGGAGTCTGAATGTGCCTCTgttgagagagaaaggagcaggtAGTGGGAAATGacctttaggttttaattctgtgaatatttGGGGATAAAAGTGGGACATAGGTGTGTTAACCCTGTAAGCATTTGCTATTGTATTATTTTCCTGgaactagggagagaacaataattcAATAGCAAGGGATGTTAGTGAAAAATCACACAGAGGGGGGCTGAGTAGGTGCCTCCATCTTTCCAGAAAGTCTCCTTGCAACTCTGGCATCCATGTCCGACAGCGTGGGTATGACAGCTCTCTGCAGTTAGTTATAATGTACTCCTAATTAATtctcatataataatataagccTGAGTTGAAGGAGCTTGGGAGGGACataggaggaagggggagaagagaCAAGCAGGGAAACTTAGGAGCAAAATCAGATGTCCATGGAGGGATTAGAGTGGAGTCAAGGCAAGGATAGGAGAGCAGGAAGGGTGTTAGCTGGTGGGGCTGAGGTTTGGGGGAGCAATTGCTGGGAAGGCCCCCAGTTTTTATCTCACTCACCCTGTCATTGCCCACTCCACAGGGCCCACCAGGGGGATGGAGTAGGAGCCCTTCAAGTCTGGGATGGACAGCTTCAGCAGGGCAGAGTTCAGAAATTCCATTCCAACCTCTTTCCCTGCAATAGAGACCAACAGGACCAGGAAtcacctctccctcccccctcccccccccagcacCACAGCCTGCCCTGCTGCATCAGGGAGCACTCACCATAGTCCAAGCCCTTCAGAGTGATCTCCGCTTTTATTCCAGGAGCCAATGCCTCAGTCCTTATGCCCAGCAACATTACGAGGACCCACAGCATCTTAAGGCTTCTCCGGGCCCTGCTGTGGGAAGGATTGAACATCAGGCTTCTTCCCTCTCCGCCAGTGAGTTAACTACAAAGAGGTGGGCATTTTGTGAAGCAAGCCAGGCACTCAAAGTTATATCCCACCAAGCTGGAAAGCTGTTGGGAAGAGCCCAGCAATGGCCTGCTGTTCAAGGACTAGCCTAGCTAAGTCTAGAGTTGTAACTGGACATAGGAAAAGTGTCCTCATCTTAGAGGAAGGGAACAGGACACTGCCACACAGTAGGCAGGCAAGAAATAAAATGTGAGCTGGACTTGAAGGGTGGGCAGGATTTGGTAAAGAAAGAAGAGTATTCTAGGCTGAGGGGTACAGCCTGAATAAAGGTTGGGAGGTGAGAAAATGCAAGGAAAGTTGGGAGACCTCCTCAGCGCAGAGACAGACCAACAGGTCCACAGTCCTTTACATATTCTCAAATTTATACCCCTTGTGCAAGGGAAACTGTTATTCAAGGCCCTTTACctcttacttttcatctttgtttctcttcAATCCCCTCATAAGCTTTGGTCAAATTGGACTGCTTTGTCCCCTCTTCTCAATTCCTCTCTAACTTGCCTTTACTCACACCAGACTTCTATCCCAATTCCATCATATTTCTTAAAGCTTCCCGAGGCgggagaagctttaaggtaggaagatggaggaaggatagaagttttggataccgcgAGGGGGGTGgtggagccaaattagagatatgaggtggcaggaatgagtcagaaatgcaggccttattaattatcaatgagccacagcaaaactccgatcagtggactactcagaaggcttgtacccgtccagtgatccaaatttaataccacatagttcagagagatgatagagaaaagaaagtgcctggccgaaggccaggtcccaggtgagagagatagagaaggaacaaaattaaagatggagcttggccagccAAGCTCCAGCAAGTACAGACATCAAtgggagctgagatccaagaggaagagagggaagagagggggcaGAGCTTGCTgtggctgtatttaatctctttgatatgcaaatatacacaatacatagggatgattatcattggtaaacgacaaggtataggtgtggtttctcttaaccaggtgaacacaaagaaacctgttttcccgcctaacttgtgggaagctggggtcaagggtcagaggctttcctagccaagggcaagactgagcatgctcaaaactgagcatgctctcttctacgacaatctgtacatactaactgtttcccttgcccatagctaggggtagACTGCTACATTTCTCTGTTGAaaactcctcccttctttcaatCCATCAAtccctggatcaaaaggtatttgctaagtacctactatgtgtcagtcactgtgctGAAATCTGAAGACACAAACACAAAACTGAGACAGTCCCAGTTATCAAGGAACTTTCATTCTCCTGAGTCAGGGTAGAGGATGGGAGACTCCCAAGCCAGGATCCACCTCTTCCTGGAAGTTTTCCCTGATTTTTCACAGCTATAAATGTCCCTCTTCCCCAAATTTTGACTCAAACAACTCTGCTTGACCTGTCCTCCTTTATTCTGACTCATACAATGTTCATCTGTGTGCA encodes:
- the LOC100011116 gene encoding bactericidal permeability-increasing protein-like, encoding MLWVLVMLLGIRTEALAPGIKAEITLKGLDYGKEVGMEFLNSALLKLSIPDLKGSYSIPLVGPVEWAMTGFQVKALNLGESLIAFVPNSGLKLSMGPAEAEVDGHWSVVASLIRDSGTLSLNVRDVTLAVQVGVHWNGAGRLVVSSEGCSSHIGRLEVTFHGGASWLYNIFFEVLEDLIRKQLNSKLCESIGNAVQTLERTLQTIPESRHISPLADLNCSLVAAPLIMEQSIELDFKGEFYSPASHKEFPVPPAPFSLWKQNDHMLLLGVSDFVANSAAFVYYQAGALSRTFNDSQIPKWFPIRLNTKNFKNFVPELQKRFPNTTMALKIFARLPPRLQSQSGALKVVLPGALQAFVLPKGNSAVPVFLLDMDTEASGQVFASGKNIGASLKLTNFSLTLAHSDVGPFQVDKLEMLMNVALKLVILPKINRKLKNGFPLPTLPKASLQDMVINIEEGFLAIATDVHYGA